Genomic DNA from Gorilla gorilla gorilla isolate KB3781 chromosome 13, NHGRI_mGorGor1-v2.1_pri, whole genome shotgun sequence:
ACAAGCTCCATGAAGTCCAAATCCAATAGGGTAGTCATTAAACCttgaagttccaaaatgatctcctttgactccatgtccaggtcacactgatgcaagaggtgggctctcatggccttgggcagctccaccactgtggctttgcagggcacaGCCTCCCTCTCGGTTGCTTTTACAGGCTGGCTTTTCTAGATGCATGGTGAAAgatgttggtggatctaccattctgagttctggaggacagtggccctcttctcacacctcaactaggcagtgccccagtggggactttgtgtgggggctccaaccccacatttcccttttgtgctgtcctagcagaggttctccatgggggccctgcccctgcagcaaacttctgcctggacatccagatgtttccataaatctgaaatctaggcagaagttcccaaaccattcttgacttctgtgtacctgcaggctcaacaatatgtggaagctgccaaggcttggggcttgcacccactgaagccatggcccaagctttaccctggccccttttagccatggctagagcagctgggacacagggcaacaAGTCtttaggctgcacacagcagggtggCCCTGAGCCTGgctcaggaaaccattttttcctcctaggtctccagTCCTGTGATGGGGGGTGCTGCCAGGAAGGtctctgatatgccctggagacattttccccattgtcttggcaattaacatttggctcctcattacttatgcaaatttctgtagcaggcttgaatttctcctcaaaaaataggtttttcttttctatcgcattgtcaggctgcaaattttccaaacttttatgctctgcttcctcttgaatccTTTGTCTACTtataaatttcttctgccagataccctaaatcatctctctgaagttcaaagtaccacagatctctagagcagaagcaaaatgccaccagtttctttgctaaagcataacaagagtcacctttgctcaagttcccaacaagtttttcatctccatctgagaccacttcagcctaaACTTTACtgtctatatcactatcagcatgttggtcaaagccattcagcaagtctctaggaagttccaaaccttcccacactttcctatctttttctgagctctccaaactgttccacctctgcttattacctagttccaaagtcacttccatattttcaggtatccttatagcagcaccccactacctgttaccaatttactgtattagtccattttcatactgctatgaagaaatacccaagactaggtaatttataaagaaaagcaggtttaatggactcacagttccacatggctaggaggcctcacaatcatggtgggtggtgaaggagaagcaaaggcacattttacatggtggcaggcaagaaagcaGGTACAAGGGAACTGTGCTTTTAATGaaaccatcagttctcatgaaatttattcactatcatgagaccagcatgtgaaaaacccactcccatgattcagttacctcccaccaggtcaatCCTACAACATATGGGGACTaaaggagctacaattcaagaattgggtggggacacagccaaaccatatcatatgtaCATTGTCAAATGGCTAAGGCAAGCTAATTATACATAGAAGACCCATATATCCCTTTGATCTTACTGGTTAATAGCTTTCTtgctcagcaaatattttatagcagcttttacatctttatttctcaagctATAGATTATGGGGTTTAACATGGGGGTCACAACCCCATAAAACATGGAAACAAGCTCCTCTGTAGCTTGCAAGTTGTCTTTCCCAAGGAGGTCCTGGGACTTAGGTTTTGCATACATAAAGAAGATGGTACCGTAAAATATGATCACCACAGTCAGGTGAGCTGAGCATGTAGAAAATGCCTTGTGTCTTCCTGTGGCTGAGTTCATTCGCAAGATGGTGTAGAGGATGAACatataggagaaaaaaatcacgAGCAGAGGAAGAACTAGGAAAGCAATATTTGACACTGCTAGGGTAACAATATTGACAGATATATCAGCACAAGCTAATTTTAGGACACCTAAGATCTCGCATAAGAAATGATTAATAATATTGTTCCCACAGAAAGGCAATTGCATGGCaagtgatgtttgcacaattgAATTGATTCCACCAGAAAGCCATGATACAGAAGCCAGCAGTACATACACCACCTTGCTCATGATGATGGGGTATCTCAGAGGGTTACAGATGGCCACATAATGATCAAATGCCATCATGCCAAGGAGGAAACATTCTGTTGACCCCATTGCAAACCCAAAGAACATCTGCACTGCACATCCAGAGAaggaaatgtttcttttctttgagattaAGCTCACCAGTGTTGAGGGAATGGAGGAGGTTGTATAGCAGATATCCAGGAAAGAGAGGTTGCCCAGGAAGAAGTACATGGGCATGTGAAGACAAGAATCCAAGATGCTTGCTATGATCAGAACACCATTGCCAATTAGAATCACTACATACATAACTAGaatcagagcaaagaaaatgatCTCAAGTTTGGGGTAACCAGAGAGTCCCAGAAGAATGAATTCTCTCACAAATGTCTGGTTTATCTTGTCCATGTCCCAGCTTTCAGGATGCCAAAGGAAGACCCAATGTATAATATTTTCACAGCCAAgcaacaaatgtaaaaaataactTGAATAAACATTACTTTAGGGTGAAATAAAGACTGTTTGTTTTAAAGCTCTGCCATTGAGTTATCTTCAATAGTATTTGTGCCTAGAATACAGCCACACTAGGATGTTTAGAGTTTCTATGCCCTGTATCTAATATGTGAAGATCTACCTAGGATCAGAAGTAAATACAGACACaacttttcttattgttgaggaCATCCCAAATTGAGTTTTCTAAAAGCCTTAGACTATTGCAGACAACAAACCTAACTTCTTCATTTAGTCAAGCCCAGTGAGAGAgctgcaaagaagaaaaaagacaactcAACAAGAACCAGAATTTTGACCCAGCATTTAATAGAAATGTTTAGAATTTTAAAGCAGGTTAGATGTTCACATACATTTGTTTGTCTGCCTAAAACTCTGAATGTCTTTCCAGTcagataaatgtgtatttttataggGAAGATATTTGATAATAGTAAATTGAGCCCCATACACTGCAATTTAACATCTGTTCAAAGGTAAAGTTATTTGTTGATCTCATTCTAACAACCCACTCTTACTATTTTGTTATTTCCTATGACAAGATCATGGGGTAGACCAGCTCTACAAGTATATGATGGAGAATCTTTGGAGAACAATACGTGATCTCTATTTGTTTTACCATGGCTTCAGAGTTAATCTTGAGAATTCATTTAAGTAAACCTGAAAAAAGAGTAATAATAGTCAaacatatttgtgtgtatgtgtgtgcagcaCTTTACAAAAGCAAATGAATCTTCTCATTATCCTTAATTTGCTTTTCTCAAATGTAAAAGACAGAATGTGGCCTATATGTACAAAGGGAAACTTAAAGCTCAGCTCTTTGGATGGCAACACCAAAAGTTATTTTACCTTGTTTTCGTAAAGTACTATCCAAAATTTTTAGCTTTGATGGAATTTCAgtttttcaaatttcatatgCACATAAATCACCTGAGGATACTGTTAacatgtaaattttatgttagcATGTCTGGGGCAAGGCCTGTGATTCTTCATGTCTATTAAGTTCCCAGGGTATGTTGAACCACTGAGATGAGGGCACATTTTGTGTAGCAAGACATTGGTTTATCTATAGTGATTCAGTAGAGTATCCAGATATTTCTGATCCAAATAGATTTTCTTTTGTGTTATTATATGGACT
This window encodes:
- the LOC101148934 gene encoding olfactory receptor 13C4 produces the protein MDKINQTFVREFILLGLSGYPKLEIIFFALILVMYVVILIGNGVLIIASILDSCLHMPMYFFLGNLSFLDICYTTSSIPSTLVSLISKKRNISFSGCAVQMFFGFAMGSTECFLLGMMAFDHYVAICNPLRYPIIMSKVVYVLLASVSWLSGGINSIVQTSLAMQLPFCGNNIINHFLCEILGVLKLACADISVNIVTLAVSNIAFLVLPLLVIFFSYMFILYTILRMNSATGRHKAFSTCSAHLTVVIIFYGTIFFMYAKPKSQDLLGKDNLQATEELVSMFYGVVTPMLNPIIYSLRNKDVKAAIKYLLSKKAINQ